Part of the Verrucomicrobiales bacterium genome, CCTTTGCTGCCCGAAACGATCAACGACTTAAACCGCGTCCTGCCTCCCCAATGGAGCCATCGCAACCCCATCGATGTTTTGGGGGATGCCAACGCCGAACGCTTTGCTCAAGCGGTCCAGCGCGCCTCCGACGATCCGACTACGGATGGAGTGCTCGCGCTGCTCACTCCCCAAGCAATGACGGAGTCAACCGCCACGGCCCGACAGCTCTGCGCCTGCGCGATGCGGATGGCCAAACCAATTCTAGCCAGCTGGATGGGAGGAGCCTCGGTCGATGAGGGAAAGGCCATTCTGAACGAAGCCGGGATCACCACGTTTGACACTCCCGATGCGGCGGCACGCGCCTTCACTCTCATGTGGCAAAACAGCGCTCGGCTGCAGGCCATCTACGAAACCCCGGATCGCTCGCCCAGCGAAGAGCCCTCCGGCAGGCAACGAAGCGTTGTCAGCCAGTTGCTAGCCAACGTGCGACGCGATGGACGAACCCTGCTGACCGAGTTGGAATCGAAGGAAGTGATCAAGCGCTACGGAATTCCCACCGTAGTCACTCAGCTGGCAAATACGGCCGAAGAGGCGGTGCAACGGGCGGAAGAAATCGGCTATCCCGTGGTGCTCAAGCTCCATTCGGAGACCCTGACACACAAGACGGATGTCGATGGAGTGCACCTTAACCTGACCAGTGCCCCGGCGATCCGCCAAGCCTGGGACCGCATCAAAGCGGGAGTGGAGCGCCAAGGCGTGCCCCAGGCCTTTCAAGGAGTTACGGTGCAACCCATGGTGGACCGCACGGGCTATGAACTGATTCTAGGCAGCAGCGTGGATCCTCAGTTCGGCCCCGTGATCTTGTTCGGGGCAGGTGGACAGATGGTGGAGGTTTTTCAGGATACGGTCCTGGCATTACCCCCGCTCAACTCAACGCTGGCTCGACGGCTTATCGAGCGAACCCGCGTTTCCAAAGCGTTGCACGGCTTCCGTGGCAAAAAGGGTGTCGATATGGCCCGGCTCACGGATCTGCTCGTGCGCTTCAGTATCCTCGTCTTGGAGCAACCCTGGATTGCTGAAATTGACCTCAATCCGATCCTGATTTCACCGGAACAATTGGTGGCACTGGATGCGCGTGTGGTGTTGCACCCTCCCTCCATGCTCCCGACACAGCTACCGAAACCAGCCATCCGTCCCTACCCGACAGAGTATAGCTTCCAGGGAAAGTTGAAGAACGGACGCGAGGTAATCCTCCGGCCCATCAGTCCAGAGGACGAACCTCTTATGGTCCAGTTCCATCGACGGCTATCCGGACAGAGTGTCTACCAGCGCTACTTCGCCCCCCTCAAGCTAGATGAGCGGATTGCTCACGACCGCCTGAGCCGGCTTTGCTTCATCGACTACGATCGCGAAATGGCGCTCGTCGCGCAACTCGCAGGGTCGCATGCCTCCGGGTCCGAGATCCTCGCCGTGGGTCGATTGAGTCGGTCGCACGGACGCCCCGAAGCCGAGTTCGCACTCACCGTCAATGATGAGTGGCAGGGTCAAGGCCTGGGCACGCAACTCCTGCAGAGACTAGTCCAGATTGGACGGACCGAAGGTCTTAAGGTCATCCGCGCTACCATCCTTTCCGAAAACCATCACATGTTGGAGGTAGCCAAAAGAGTGGGATTCAAGATCCTCCATTCTCCGGGCTGGCAAGACTATCGGGTCGAAATGGAGTTGTAGCCGGGATCGGGAGCCCGGCATCCCAAGCCGGGGCGGCGCAGCGAATTCCACGCGGAAGGAGCGAAAATCCCGCACTTCGCGGAGCCGCCACGGCCGAAGACTCTGATATTCAGTGCTTTTTCAGTGTCTTACTCTTGGGCACGGAACTTGCAATGGGTGTATTGTGAACCACAACACCCATTCAGGTGTTAACCCGAGGTCAAGTCGCCAGCTCGCAGGCGCGCCCCCACAACAGCCCCCACCATTCACTGGATTGAACTCGGCGGCCCTCGGGCTCCTCCAGGTTCTTTTTTCAATCGTTCCTGCCCATATGCGGGAGCGACTCAGCCTGCCTACATACGGCGCGCCGATACCGATAGATCCCCGCTTGGGTCCGGCTCCAGCCGCGGCCAAAGCCGGGGATCTGCGATTTTTTAGTCCGCCCCATTCTTCGTGACGCCAAGGAGATCGAGAGAGCGAGGTGGCCGGAATGCCCACCTCGCTTTCATTTTGCCCAGCCCGCTGAAGAAATTTGTAACCACTCAGAGCCACGGATAGTCTGCTCAGGTGTTGCCCGGGATAACCCGGACGACAGTTCAAATCAAAAAACCAAGTTTATGAAGAAGATCGTGTTGATGGTGGCTGGATTGGCGCTGTTCACCCTGGCATCCCAGGCTGAAGGCGAGGGCGATGTCTTGACCAAGGCGCGCGAAGGACGTCGCGCGGAGATTCTGAAGAAGTTTGATAAGAACGGGGACGGCCAACTCGATGAAACCGAGAAAGCCGCTGCCCGTGAGGAGACACGTAAGAAGCGCGAGGAGGAACGGCTGAAGAAGTATGACAAGAATGGAGACGGTAAACTGGACGACGCCGAGAAGGAAACCATGCGCGAGGACTTGAAGAAACGCGCGGAGGAGGGCCTCAAGCGTCGCGAGGGTAAGGCGGAAAAGAAGGGACCAGGCAAGAAGGCCGAGACACCCACAGTCAGCCCCGCTACGCCGGCGACACCCGCGGCCCCTCAAAAATAGCTTTCCGCAGGAACGGGCCTGAGTAGGACCGATCGTGATTGTTGAGTGTTGATGGGAAACCTCGCCATGAAAGTGGCGGGGTTTTCTGTTGTTTGGCCACGTCAGAAACCCTGACGAAACCTCAGGCCACGGCCGCTCGCACCTGACACCAAAAGTCCACAGCCCTCCAGACGGAGCAAAGTTCCGATCCAAGTGGATCGTGTGCGGTCCGTTTCCACGAATGTCATCAGCCACTACAACTCCAATTCCAGGTAAAGCCCTGTCGCAGCAGGCCGATAAAGGGAGAGGGTGGATGTGAATGTGGGGGCGGAGAAGAAGGGAGAAGCTGGATCGAATATTATACCATGTCGATCAGCCATCATCATCCAGCAGTTCATCTCGCCCGAACGAAGTAAACCGACGAAATGAACATGAAACTAAACACGAAAGTATCCGCGATCACCGTGTTCGCGGCGCTTCTCATCGCCGGCCTGTGCGCCGCAACCTTGCGCGAATTCCGAAGCACGCAGGCAACGATTCAAACCATCGACACCTACCATTCCGCACTTCGAAACCACTTGGAGTGCGACATGATGCACGATGCCCTAAGGGCTGATGTGCTGGCGGCACTTCGCGCCGGAGCCAAAAAGAATACGGAAGAAAGCAAGGCGGTCGGGGAGGACATCGCGGAACATTCCAAGCTCTTCCGGACCAAGATGGCTGAGAATGAGAAACTAGGTCTCACAGGGAATGTCCAAAAATCCATGAAAGCGGTGGACGAGCCTCTGAACAAGTACATCAACGCCGCGGAGGAAATCGTCAAAATTGGTTTAGAGAATCCGACGGAGGCGGAGGGCAAGATGGAGGGCTTCATCACTCAGTTCCGAGAACTTGAGGAGGTGATGTCCAAACTGAGTGATGAGCTCCAAGCCACCGCCAAAGATCACGAAAGGGAATCCACCGCACGCTCGAGTGCGTTCTTCAACAAAGTCTACACGCTATCCTCGCTCGCACTCGTGGCGCTCATCGGGCTTACGGTCTTGGTGGTCAGAAGCATCCCGCGTCCTTTCCGAAAACTCGCTGATTCCCTGGCCAACGCGGCCGAAAAAATCACTGCCAGCTCGGAGGAGCTCGCCGCAAGAAGTCAGGATGTCGCCGACTCCGCAGGACAGCAGGCCGCATCCCTCGAAGAAACCAGCGCCTCCTTGGAGGAAATGTCCAGCATGACCAAGCGCAACAGCGACAACTCCGCCCAGGCGAACAGCCTTTCCGCGCAAACCCGAGCGGCGGCGGAAGTGGGAATGCGCAACATGACACTCATGCGTGAGGCCATGATGGATATCAAGTCCGCTAGTGACAACATCGGACGGATTATCAAGAGCATCGATGAAATAGCCTTCCAAACAAACATCCTCGCCCTCAATGCCGCCGTCGAGGCGGCCCGAGCCGGCGAATCAGGAATGGGCTTTGCCGTCGTGGCCGATGAGGTTCGAACCCTGGCGCAGCGCAGCGCCATGGCAGCCAATGAGACCGGTGAAAAGATTGAGGACTGCATCAAGAAGAGTAACCGAGGCGTGGAAATCTGCGAAATGGTCGCCAAAAGCCTCCAGGAAATTACCAATCAGGCCAGTTCGATGGATGCGCTGGTCGGTGAGATCAGCACAGCCTCGCGCGAACAGAGTGTCGGGATCTCCCAAATAAACATCGCTGTCGCTCAGATGGACAAAGTAACGCAAAGCAACGCCGAAAGCGCTGCCAACAGCGCCAGTGGCGCTCAGGCACTGAATGAGCAGTCGAGGATTCTTCGCGAGACCGTCTTTCTACTCAATCGGCTCGTGGCGGGCTCGGGCTCGGAAAGCTTGGATCCAAATCCCAGCGCCCATCAGGGTAACAGGGCCGAAGCAACTGAATCCAAAGAACCCGAGGGCCACCCTGCCACTGGGCGAAACCGTTTGGCAGCACATGCCAACCCCGCCAGGGAGCAGCAGACTTCTTCCCGCGGAAGATCCCAAGAAGGGGGATTTCCCATGCCCCAAGAACCTGTAAGCACCCCTTCCGGAACAGCGACGGAACACGACTTTAAAAACTTCTGAGCGCGCAGCCTAAAGATAGGGCGAGAACAGGCGGGCAGCGCCGTCTCGCAACTTGGCGGGGAAACTACGCGCATCCACCTCCTCCAAGGTGACCCGCCGAGATGACTCTCGCTTCGATCGAAACCAGGCCTCCAACCGTTTCGCGAGTTCGCTATCATAGCACTCTACATTGAACTCAAAGTTGAGTCGGAGGCTGCGAGGATCCCAGTTCGCCGATCCCAAAAGAGTCCACTGCCCGTCCACCACCAAAATCTTGGAGTGATCAAAAGGGCCCGGGGTCAGCCAGATACGACAGCCTCGCTCCAGCACCTGCCACCACGAGGCCCGCGATGCCCACTGCACAAAGGGAAGATTGCCGCGTTCCGGAAGAACAATGTCGATCAGCACGCCCCGCATGGCCGCCAGGTTCAGGGCCGAGATGAGTGGCGCGTCGGGTAGAAAATACGGCGTCGCAATGCACACCGACTGCCGAGCGGCCGATAATCCAGCCAAGATAGCCCAACGCAGAGGGTCGACATTCTCGTCCGGGCCATCAGCGATGCCCCGGGCGAGCACCGAACCCGCAGTCGTTAAGGTGGGGAACCACAGGTCGCCAACGAGCAGCTCCCCAGTCGTGAAGTGCCAATCCTCGGCAAACACCTCCTGCAGATGGGCAACCACGGGCCCTAACACTCGGAAGTGAAGATCATAGACCGGATGTGAGGGGCGCTTGGAAATCAGATTCCCGACCCGAATATTCATCCCCCCCGTAAACCCAACCGCACCATCCACCACCAAGAGTTTGCGATGGTTGCGCAGGTTGATGGAGAAAAGCCTCCAAAGCGGAAAGGCCGGCAGAAAACGAGCGTAAGGAATGCGCTCGCTCCGAAGTAAACCCAGCACGGATGGCCATGAATAACGAGTTCCTGTGGCATCGATAAGCACCCGAACCTCGACTCCTCGCCTGACCGCGGCCGCCAAGGCGGTCACGAACGCCTGCCCTGCGTCATCGCGGTCAAAGATGTAGGTCGCCAACGTTACCGAACGCTTGGCCGCGCCAATCGCCTGCAGCATGGCGGGATAGGCCTCATCGCCGTTCAGGAGCGGCTCGATTCGGTTTCCCTTCAGCAGACTCCGGGCTTGCGTCTGATTGATCACACCAGCAATGGCTGCAAAATCACCAACCTCGCCCGGCATGGTGATACCTTCCGGCTCCAACTCTCTTCCGGACAGCGCCAACTCAGCCCGATAAAGTTCGCGCTGGCTCCTTAAGCTGAGCGCGCGACGACGAATCCGGTTCACTCCAAAAAGCCCATAGAGGATCGGGCCGATTACCGGGGCAAACCAGATAAAGCCGATCCAACCAGCGGCAGCTCGCGGATCACGCTTGTAGATCAATGTGTGCGCTGAAGCGACGAGGGACAGCAAGAGACCGAGCCCTGCCGCTACATAGTGCCACCACTGACCGAGTTTGATGTGCCATTCCATCCGTGCTGCGTATCCATATTCATTTACCTCCGGCACGGTCAACCTTATCCGAGCGCCAATTCCCCATTGATCCCGGCGTATAGCCCCGGCAACAATGAATCCAATGTCGCAGCACCAGCCTCAATCCCCCCAAGGAAGGCAGAAACCCTCCCCGCCCCAGGATGCCCAATCCCCGGCGGTCCCCGCCGCCGCTCAACTAGCCGGCGCCCCGGTTGCCCTCGCAGCACCTCGCTCAAATCGGATCGAGCTTAGCCTCCAAACTCTGGATCAGCTGTTCAACACCATGGACCCATCCCCCTTCCATCAAAAGGACCTGGATCACGACGCCGAGGAGTTCATTGTGAGTTGGGCGCAGGAATTTCATCGCGAGGAGCCAATCGAGTTAGTCATCCACCTCAGCGCCTCCGGCGTGGCCGAAGAGGAGGCGCGGATTGCCCAAAATGCCATTCACAACTACTTTGCCTACCGGGCACGCTTAAACGATCTGGAGTTTAAGCGGCTGATGAAAGTGGGAAGGGCTAGCCTGCTCGTCGGTCTTAGCTTTCTCGGACTATGCTTCCTTACCATCGAGTTGGTGCTGGCTGGAAGAACCTCTCCTATCCCCGGCTTCTTCAAGGAAGGTCTCACCATCGCGGGCTGGGTCGCCATGTGGAAGCCACTGGAGATCTACCTGTATGATTGGTGGCCATTGCGCCGCAAAGGACAAATCTATACGAAGCTGAGCCGGATGCCGGTCCAACTTCGGAGCGCGATCTCGCCGCCCCCTGAGGTTTGAGAACATTCCCACCGAGACAGCAAAATCAAGCTGTCAACGAAAGGCAGAACTCGGTAATCTTACCTTCGGAACTTGGACTCATCGGAAACCAGCCTCATCCAGCGGTGTCGCACGGGAGAACCCGATGCGTGGAATGAGTTGTTCGACGCTCACTATCCCGTCGCGGCTCGCTTTGTCTGGCAGGTTCACTCCGGGTTCAGCACCGAGGATGTCGAGGAAATCTGCCAGGAAACCTTCCTCACAGTCATCCGAAGCCTCGAATCGTTTCAGGGCCAATCCAAGCTGCAAACGTGGATCCTCCGGATCGCTTCAAACAAAGCCCATGACTATCGGGAACGGCTTAAAGCCCAAAAGAGAGGCGGAGGCCAGGTTCCCCTCTCCCTGAGCGCGGAAGATCCTCAAACACAGTTGGCGATCGACCCCGCCAGCTCGGCACCCACCCCAGATCAGACCCTCATGAGCCAGGAAGCCTCTGAACTCATGTCCGAGGCGCTGGCGATCCTGGGCGGACCCTGTGAAGAGATCTTGGAACTGCGTTACTTCGCCGACCTGAGCTACGAGGAAATCGCCAACTCGCTCAAGCTCAATCCGAAAACCGTCAGCTCTCGGCTCAGTAAATGTCTGGATAAACTCGAAACCGTCGCCCGCCCCTTGCTAAATCGGGAGAAAAGGAACATTCCTTCCGTCTAATAAACCAATGTCGGCCGAACCGGACAACACGATCGAAAAAGCGCTCCGCGACTATGCTCGCAGAAGGCGTGAGCAACCAGGTGCGCCAGAGGGTCTTCACGCGGCGAATCGCCGCCTTCTCCAATCTGAAGTCCAACGGAGTTACGGCGCACCTTCTCATCCCAACCCCCAGGTGGAAAAGCGCTTAGCCTGGTGGTTTCGTTGGCAAGGCCTCGCTTCTCTCGCCACCGCGGTGATCGCCCTCTGTGGAGTCGTCGTTTGGTGGGCGTATCAAGATTCAGGTTCCCAGATGCAATTGGCTCAAGGTGTCCTTCCCCTCCAGACTTCTGAAAACCGACGCAACCTGTCCGAGGCGACCGACCTGAACCAGCCCTCCCCCCTGAAAAAACGCGCCGAATCCGAACCCAACTCGTCCCGCTACAGCTCAGTGCCGCCACCGCCTGCTGCCGTAAGTCCCCCCAACCTTTCGCCCAGCCTCCCTCCAGTTGTCAGCTCTCCGGCGGCTCCCGCGGCGGTGGCAGCGGATGCGATCGCAGAGCAACCCAAACGGCCGGCCGAATCCGCTCGCACTCCCGAGACACGCCTGGCCTCAGCGCCCGCGCCCGCGCCGCCGTCCCCGGCGGCCGCCCGTCGTGATCGTGGTGGCCTTGGAGAAACCGCCACCGCTGCCAAGGATCTGGCCCTCCCTGCGCAGCCAGCACGGGTGGAAACCCTGCATTTTCGTCAGGTGAGCGAGGAGACGCCGCTCGCGAAGTCGGAATTCTCGCGTGCCCAATCGCTCGAACGGGAAAAGCGAAAGCCTAATCCACAGGACCAAGGGGTTCTAAATGAGTTTCGCATTCAGCATTCCCACGGCCAGCTGACCATTCTGGATCAGGATGGCTCGGAGTACCGAGGGTATCTCAGCGCCACCCCCGAGCCCGACCGGCTTGGGCTCGCGACGTCAACAAAGCCTTCCAGCCGAGGGAACACACTTTCTCAACCCGGCAACCAGGAGACGGGATCCGCCGAAGCGGTCGGCTCGACCCAATACCATTTTCTGGCGAGCGGCACGAATCGATCGCTCCAGCAGCCAATGAGACTCGAAGGCCAGCTGCGCTCCAGCCGCCCCCTGCAATCTCCAGCCCTCTCCAACACACACGGGTCGCCACAAGTCACCAGCAAGCTCCAGACCTCCACGGCCGGTTCCGCCACCGAAACCGCCAGCGGTTTGAGCTGGGAGTTCCAAAGCGCTGTCAGCATCGGAACTCAACGACCGGTAAACCTGAAGGCGATTCAGATTCCGACTGAGGCGCGCTCGCTTCAGCCTAACGCCATCCCCCGCCGTCCAAACCGATGAGTTCATCCAAATTGGAAGTCACGGATCGCTGGCAATACGAGCGCCCACTGTGGCAAGCCGGGCTGACCCGGATAGCGGGAGTGGATGAGGTGGGACGAGGCCCCCTCGCCGGGCCAGTGGTCGCGGCCGCCGCGGTGCTGCCTGCCGCTTGGGAACTGAATGGCCTACCATTGGGTCTCCAAGGTCTCAACGATTCCAAGCAGCTCAGTGAAGCCAAACGGGAGCGGTTCTTCGAGTTCCTTTTGGAGACCGATCAAGTGTGCTACGGCTTGGCCATCGTCGAGCCCGGAATCATCGATCAGATCAACATTCTGCAGGCGACGCATCGGGCGATGAACGAAGCGCTAGCCCAACTGCTGCCATTGCCCGAGCATGTGCTCGTGGATGGCACACGGGTGAAGTCCATCACCCTTCCTCAAACCGCGATCGTCAAAGGAGACTTCAAGAGCTATTCGATCGCGGCGGCGAGTGTGCTGGCTAAAGTCACCCGCGACCGTCTCATGGTCGAGTACGGGCAACGCTGGCCGGCCTATGGATTCGCGGTTCACAAAGGCTACCCGACCCCCCAGCACCTGGCAGCCCTAAAGGCCCATGGGCCCTGCGAAATTCACCGGCGCAGCTTCTCCCCCGTGGGAGAACTGATCCAAGAAATATTACTCTGATCACAGAACAGCCGGACAGCCGTTTCCCTTCCAAGACGGCCGTCCGGGGCTAACTTCCCCCCTCGGGCTTGGCGGACTTAAGGCCCAGGCGATAGCGCACCAGGTCACGACTCACTCCCAGCAGTCGCGCCGCTCCGGACACATTCTGATCAGCCTGGCTCAAAGCCTTCTTGATCAGCCGGTCGGTCGCTTCTTCCAATGAAAAACCCGATTCGGGAAATCTCCAGGCGTCGTTAAGCCAGTCATCCCCACCACCACTAGCGCCGGGAGCTGGTGCAGAACCTCCCGCCACGAGCTGAGGGAAGGTCAGCTCAGGGCTCGCTTCAAACACGATTGCACGTTCCAATTCATGCGCCAGTTCGCGCACATTGCCTGGCCAAGGGTGCGACAGCAGGCGCTGGCGTCCGACTGCGGTGATCTGCCGCTGAGGCAGCCGGTGCCGCTTGCAAAGGCGCTCGACTAGGACTCCGGCCAAACGGAGAATATCCTCACCCCGTTCGCGCAAGGGCACGATGC contains:
- a CDS encoding bifunctional acetate--CoA ligase family protein/GNAT family N-acetyltransferase; protein product: MSVNPLPVSGRESAHDILLQGRRHPLESIFAPSSVAIVGASESLGSVGRSLVENLARFSGKVYLVNPKHPSVLGQKAYPNLEALPECPDLAVIATPAATVAGVVAECVTRGVKGAIILSAGFKEVGPEGVRLEQEVLNEARKGSLRIVGPNCLGVMMPHLQLNATFAKDLAKPGKVAFLSQSGALCTAILDWSFRENVGFSTFVSVGSMLDVGWGDLITYFGDDPQTKSIVCYMESVGDARAFLSAAREIARTKPVIVLKVGHTDAAAKAAASHTGALTGSDAVLDAAFRRAGVVRVATLSELFDLAEVLSKQPRPHGPRLAIVTNAGGPGVLATDALVSNGGTLAPLLPETINDLNRVLPPQWSHRNPIDVLGDANAERFAQAVQRASDDPTTDGVLALLTPQAMTESTATARQLCACAMRMAKPILASWMGGASVDEGKAILNEAGITTFDTPDAAARAFTLMWQNSARLQAIYETPDRSPSEEPSGRQRSVVSQLLANVRRDGRTLLTELESKEVIKRYGIPTVVTQLANTAEEAVQRAEEIGYPVVLKLHSETLTHKTDVDGVHLNLTSAPAIRQAWDRIKAGVERQGVPQAFQGVTVQPMVDRTGYELILGSSVDPQFGPVILFGAGGQMVEVFQDTVLALPPLNSTLARRLIERTRVSKALHGFRGKKGVDMARLTDLLVRFSILVLEQPWIAEIDLNPILISPEQLVALDARVVLHPPSMLPTQLPKPAIRPYPTEYSFQGKLKNGREVILRPISPEDEPLMVQFHRRLSGQSVYQRYFAPLKLDERIAHDRLSRLCFIDYDREMALVAQLAGSHASGSEILAVGRLSRSHGRPEAEFALTVNDEWQGQGLGTQLLQRLVQIGRTEGLKVIRATILSENHHMLEVAKRVGFKILHSPGWQDYRVEMEL
- a CDS encoding MCP four helix bundle domain-containing protein, with translation MKLNTKVSAITVFAALLIAGLCAATLREFRSTQATIQTIDTYHSALRNHLECDMMHDALRADVLAALRAGAKKNTEESKAVGEDIAEHSKLFRTKMAENEKLGLTGNVQKSMKAVDEPLNKYINAAEEIVKIGLENPTEAEGKMEGFITQFRELEEVMSKLSDELQATAKDHERESTARSSAFFNKVYTLSSLALVALIGLTVLVVRSIPRPFRKLADSLANAAEKITASSEELAARSQDVADSAGQQAASLEETSASLEEMSSMTKRNSDNSAQANSLSAQTRAAAEVGMRNMTLMREAMMDIKSASDNIGRIIKSIDEIAFQTNILALNAAVEAARAGESGMGFAVVADEVRTLAQRSAMAANETGEKIEDCIKKSNRGVEICEMVAKSLQEITNQASSMDALVGEISTASREQSVGISQINIAVAQMDKVTQSNAESAANSASGAQALNEQSRILRETVFLLNRLVAGSGSESLDPNPSAHQGNRAEATESKEPEGHPATGRNRLAAHANPAREQQTSSRGRSQEGGFPMPQEPVSTPSGTATEHDFKNF
- a CDS encoding PLDc N-terminal domain-containing protein; amino-acid sequence: MPEVNEYGYAARMEWHIKLGQWWHYVAAGLGLLLSLVASAHTLIYKRDPRAAAGWIGFIWFAPVIGPILYGLFGVNRIRRRALSLRSQRELYRAELALSGRELEPEGITMPGEVGDFAAIAGVINQTQARSLLKGNRIEPLLNGDEAYPAMLQAIGAAKRSVTLATYIFDRDDAGQAFVTALAAAVRRGVEVRVLIDATGTRYSWPSVLGLLRSERIPYARFLPAFPLWRLFSINLRNHRKLLVVDGAVGFTGGMNIRVGNLISKRPSHPVYDLHFRVLGPVVAHLQEVFAEDWHFTTGELLVGDLWFPTLTTAGSVLARGIADGPDENVDPLRWAILAGLSAARQSVCIATPYFLPDAPLISALNLAAMRGVLIDIVLPERGNLPFVQWASRASWWQVLERGCRIWLTPGPFDHSKILVVDGQWTLLGSANWDPRSLRLNFEFNVECYDSELAKRLEAWFRSKRESSRRVTLEEVDARSFPAKLRDGAARLFSPYL
- a CDS encoding sigma-70 family RNA polymerase sigma factor; this translates as MDSSETSLIQRCRTGEPDAWNELFDAHYPVAARFVWQVHSGFSTEDVEEICQETFLTVIRSLESFQGQSKLQTWILRIASNKAHDYRERLKAQKRGGGQVPLSLSAEDPQTQLAIDPASSAPTPDQTLMSQEASELMSEALAILGGPCEEILELRYFADLSYEEIANSLKLNPKTVSSRLSKCLDKLETVARPLLNREKRNIPSV
- a CDS encoding ribonuclease HII, whose product is MSSSKLEVTDRWQYERPLWQAGLTRIAGVDEVGRGPLAGPVVAAAAVLPAAWELNGLPLGLQGLNDSKQLSEAKRERFFEFLLETDQVCYGLAIVEPGIIDQINILQATHRAMNEALAQLLPLPEHVLVDGTRVKSITLPQTAIVKGDFKSYSIAAASVLAKVTRDRLMVEYGQRWPAYGFAVHKGYPTPQHLAALKAHGPCEIHRRSFSPVGELIQEILL